The following are encoded in a window of Naumovozyma castellii chromosome 8, complete genome genomic DNA:
- the ADO1 gene encoding adenosine kinase (ancestral locus Anc_7.499) has protein sequence MPLHVKLFLNRSIFTLGRLATMTPKMGNRVTGQNFSRRVSRFFDEPSSIVMNKPLRVRFLYYSDKHFIPLDRLPDIQSILELKMATEQPKLVCLGNPLLDLQADVTSEYLAKYDLKANDAILVDAASGDAKMAIFDEVITFKDVKFVAGGAAQNTARGAAYVLGKGQVGYFGSVGEDKFSAMLLEENDKAGVVSMYQVQKDIGTGKCAALITGHDRSLVTDLGAANHFKPEHLDKHWSVVESAKLFYIGGFHLTVSPEAIVKLGKHAKETGKPFVINLSAPFIPQFFKAALEQVLPYATIVIGNESEAASYAESFGLTCDKDDLESIAKHIVGDSKTKTVIFTHGLEPTVAVSAKATTSYAVKPLAKENIVDTNGAGDAFAGGFMAGLAQDKSLETCIDMGQWLASLSIQEIGPSYPASKVEYQA, from the coding sequence ATGCCCCTCCATGTCAAGCTATTCTTAAACAGGTCCATCTTCACTTTGGGTCGTTTAGCTACGATGACTCCCAAAATGGGCAACCGGGTAACCGgccaaaatttttcaagaagagTTTCGAGGTTTTTCGATGAACCATCATCTATCGTTATGAACAAACCCCTTCGAGTGAGGTTTCTCTACTATTCAGATAAGCATTTCATTCCGCTAGATCGTCTCCCAGATATACAATCTATActtgaattgaaaatggcTACTGAACAACCAAAATTAGTCTGTCTAGGTAATCCATTATTGGATCTACAAGCTGATGTTACCTCCGAATACCTTGCCAAGTACGATCTAAAGGCTAATGATGCCATCCTTGTGGATGCTGCCTCCGGAGATGCCAAGATGGCTATTTTCGACGAAGTCATTACTTTCAAAGATGTTAAATTTGTCGCTGGTGGTGCTGCCCAAAACACTGCTAGAGGTGCCGCTTACGTTTTAGGTAAGGGCCAAGTCGGTTATTTTGGTTCTGTCGGTGAAGACAAGTTCTCTGCCATGTTGttggaagaaaatgacAAGGCCGGTGTTGTATCCATGTACCAAGTGCAAAAGGATATCGGAACTGGTAAGTGTGCCGCTTTGATTACCGGTCATGATAGATCTTTAGTCACTGATTTGGGTGCAGCTAATCATTTCAAGCCTGAGCATTTGGATAAACACTGGTCTGTCGTGGAATCTGCTAAATTGTTTTACATCGGTGGGTTCCATTTGACTGTGTCTCCAGAAGCCATTGTGAAATTGGGGAAGCATGCCAAGGAAACTGGTAAACCATTTGTCATAAATCTAAGTGCCCCATTTATCCCACAATTTTTCAAGGCTGCCTTAGAACAAGTCTTACCTTATGCTACCATCGTCATCGGTAACGAATCTGAAGCTGCTTCCTATGCTGAATCTTTCGGCTTAACTTGTGATAAGGATGATTTGGAATCCATTGCCAAGCATATCGTTGGTGACTCTAAAACTAAAACTGTTATCTTTACTCATGGATTGGAACCAACCGTTGCTGTCTCTGCTAAAGCCACCACCTCCTACGCTGTTAAACCATTAGCCAAGGAAAACATTGTTGACACTAATGGTGCCGGAGATGCCTTCGCCGGTGGGTTTATGGCTGGTTTGGCTCAAGATAAGTCTTTAGAGACCTGTATCGATATGGGTCAATGGTTGGCCTCCTTAtctattcaagaaattggcCCATCTTATCCTGCCTCTAAGGTGGAATACCAAGCTTGA
- the ECM27 gene encoding Ecm27p (ancestral locus Anc_7.498), whose translation MMEGLFKLAHPILLYPNASSSVTFIVPSLLHVALSFILLGMCASDYLCPNVAQVSELTSSNKGSTRIREHSTGIVMAVLLSWCNSSPDLFSNLISWTSKPTASSTAANAAALSIGEVLGACGIILCIVEGSIFIIMSSTPLNITRMQRKGILKDLVFAFVAMLLMFYVSFRNKVTVLNCAIMCFIYIYYLLLKFSSRNEPRLRAASNTQGVDETLDLENLPPVEDSAYTDEYENEDDNSFPFDPLMLNSSQKLSTRMKPSLIAAMDFNSLLTMLEESEEDNIYEEAELSAIPSKSQVKINEHDIQQSSGSKADLISKDSRPYSAPERPSENINLFSRDINTSPATFAPYFDNPENVTAGEEDIRSAEAMIIRSNRKKRKKIQRLRNGFFQIFLPHLLNFRQKSTVDAILSILTIPFVILLRISCPQPPQELLEYDTITEKYFYSKLELSTLFIQSILCPFITYFILSCLLSKVFPMFCIFIPSIFSLGLLITLMKFYGTIISHNKLTLIQIPTTENAELEKKSQERRIVEKLNIAIKICSLIIGILNAILYISLIANSLIEMMELYQIITGISKAILGLTVFAWGNSISDLISNIAMCKLYLKVPHQEDQENITRVATKFFMISCSSCLGGVMLNSMGGIGISGLIAMLFVHKGSSNWWIFRFVELQEEYNQYNHKFIISCIFILLQLMLLILIFGGPEFIRKWSQNRMKSIGLSMCGLWGVATLSNIFFELFH comes from the coding sequence atgatggaaGGGCTCTTCAAATTGGCCCATCCTATATTGCTGTACCCTAATGCCTCATCTTCAGTGACATTTATAGTACCAAGCCTCTTACATGTTGCATTATCGTTTATTTTATTGGGAATGTGCGCATCTGATTATTTGTGCCCCAATGTAGCTCAAGTATCAGAGCTAACTAGCTCCAATAAGGGTTCTACAAGAATAAGAGAGCATAGTACGGGTATCGTTATGGCCGTATTACTATCATGGTGTAACTCCTCACCAGATTTATTCTCTAATTTGATAAGTTGGACATCTAAACCCACAGCATCATCAACGGCTGCAAATGCTGCTGCTCTTTCAATAGGTGAAGTCTTGGGCGCATGTGGAATTATATTATGCATCGTGGAAGGttccatttttattattatgtcGTCCACACCATTAAACATTACTAGAATGCAAAGGAAGGGAATATTGAAGGATTTGGTATTTGCATTTGTCGCCATGTTATTGATGTTCTATGTTTCATTTCGGAACAAAGTAACTGTTTTGAACTGCGCAATAATGTGCttcatttatatttattacttACTATTAAAGTTCAGTAGCAGAAACGAGCCTAGGTTAAGAGCTGCATCAAATACACAAGGGGTGGATGAAACGCTCGATCTAGAGAACTTGCCACCCGTCGAAGATTCAGCATATACtgatgaatatgaaaatgAGGATGACAATTCCTTTCCCTTCGATCCCTTGATGCTAAATTCATCCCAAAAACTGTCAACAAGAATGAAACCAAGCTTAATAGCAGCAATGGATTTTAATAGTTTATTGACCATGTTAGAAGAATCGGAGGAAGATAACATATACGAAGAGGCTGAACTATCGGCAATCCCAAGCAAAAGTCAAGTCAAAATAAATGAACATGACATTCAACAAAGCTCCGGCTCAAAAGctgatttaatttcaaaggATAGTAGACCATATAGTGCACCTGAAAGACCATCTGAAAATATAAATCTTTTTTCTAGGGACATTAACACATCCCCTGCTACATTTGCCCCTTACTTTGATAATCCTGAAAACGTTACTGcaggagaagaagatataaGATCTGCGGAAGCCATGATAATTAGAAGCAAcagaaagaaaaggaaaaagattcaaagattgagaaatggattttttcaaatatttctacctcatttattaaatttccGCCAAAAATCTACTGTAGATGCTATCCTTTCCATATTAACCATAccttttgtaattctttTGAGAATCTCATGTCCACAGCCTCCCCAAGAATTACTTGAATATGACACAATAACAGAGAAGtatttttattcaaaattagaattatCGACGTTATTCATTCAAAGCATTCTATGTCCCTTCATTACctattttattctttcctGTCTACTGTCCAAAGTATTCCCAATGTTTTGTATTTTTATTCCATCCATCTTTTCGCTTGGTTTACTCATTACcttgatgaaattttatgGAACAATCATATCACATAACAAATTGACTTTGATCCAGATTCCAACTACTGAAAATGCTGAGTTAGAGAAAAAAAGTcaagaaagaagaatagTTGAAAAACTAAATATCGCAATTAAAATATGTTCATTAATTATAGGCATACTAAACGCAATTCTTTACATATCGTTAATTGCGAATTCACTTATAGAAATGATGGAATTGTATCAAATTATTACTGGCATTTCAAAAGCAATCTTAGGGTTAACTGTATTTGCATGGGGGAACTCAATAAGTGATCTAATATCCAATATCGCCATGTGTAAGCTTTATCTGAAGGTTCCTCATCAAGAGgatcaagaaaatatcaCAAGGGTAGCCACAAAATTTTTTATGATATCATGTTCATCATGTTTAGGAGGTGTTATGTTAAATTCGATGGGTGGAATTGGTATAAGTGGACTCATTGCTATGCTATTCGTACATAAAGGATCAAGTAATTGGTGGATCTTTAGATTTGTAGAATTGCAAGAAGAATACAATCAATATAACcataaattcattatatcctgcatttttattcttctaCAATTGATGTTactaatattaatatttggAGGTCCCGAATTCATTAGAAAATGGTCACAGAATAGAATGAAATCAATAGGGCTCTCCATGTGTGGTTTATGGGGGGTTGCTACACTCtctaatatattctttgaaCTTTTCCACTAA
- the LIH1 gene encoding putative lipase (ancestral locus Anc_7.497) yields MEISYLIYSLTYFLFTFRFCSCDKNNPNIDRLQLSVESPRLEKRNFSPSNFNGEVEITDNVYERLVYFSKASAMTGCITRGNLLTGKTLDTGCPRHIQFCHDTEVNPTLSDTWIASVFLAEKGELGTGYVAIDHEKKVVICAFRSSTTREDWISDFEITPTKYKPSCYKEYKKLIKKGVIKECTDCFIHYGFSKFTKTLGKKFLRMIENILNEYPEYKIVVTGHSLGAALASITGIELKLRGFEPLVLTYATPRLFNLPMRKWVDELFETEHQHDLNMQNKEITFDRGYYRVIHNGDYIAKLPPFYYPAGLEIFIEKLSIPHLKGDIRYIGQVEAGFSKPDLGTNNIRGKVEEWLHTEQHRTYFINLAGCKGF; encoded by the coding sequence ATGGAAATCAGTTATCTTATATACAGTTTAACCTATTTCCTGTTCACGTTCCGTTTCTGCTCCTGCGACAAGAATAACCCCAATATAGATCGTTTACAACTTTCTGTGGAATCTCCACGAttagaaaaaagaaacttCTCACCAAGTAACTTTAATGGGGAAGTTGAAATTACAGACAACGTCTACGAAAGACTTGTTTATTTCAGTAAAGCTTCTGCCATGACAGGTTGTATTACCCGTGGGAACCTATTAACGGGAAAAACATTAGATACAGGATGTCCAAGACACATTCAATTCTGTCACGATACTGAAGTAAATCCAACATTATCGGATACCTGGATTGCATCTGTATTTCTAGCGGAAAAAGGGGAACTAGGAACAGGCTACGTTGCAATTGATCATGAGAAAAAGGTTGTCATCTGTGCGTTTAGAAGTTCTACTACTAGGGAAGATTGGATTagtgattttgaaattacaCCTACCAAATATAAACCAAGTTGTTATAAGgaatataagaaattaatcaaaAAAGGGGTTATTAAAGAATGTACCGATTGTTTCATCCATTATGGATTCTccaaatttacaaaaactcttggaaagaaatttttGCGAAtgattgaaaatattttgaatgaaTACCCAGAATATAAGATAGTGGTAACAGGCCATTCCCTAGGCGCGGCCCTAGCTTCTATTACAGGCATTGAATTGAAGCTTCGAGGATTTGAACCGTTAGTGCTCACATATGCAACTCCAAGACTTTTCAATTTACCAATGAGAAAATGGGTTGACGAATTATTCGAAACTGAACACCAGCATGATTTGAATATGCAAAATAAGGAAATAACATTCGACAGAGGTTATTATCGAGTTATCCATAACGGCGACTATATTGCAAAGTTACCACCTTTTTACTATCCTGCAGGCttagaaatatttatagaAAAACTCAGTATACCGCATTTGAAGGGAGACATAAGATACATTGGGCAAGTAGAAGCAGGTTTCTCAAAACCAGATTTGGGTACAAACAATATAAGAGGGAAAGTAGAAGAATGGTTGCACACAGAACAACACCGAACATATTTTATAAACCTTGCAGGATGCAAAGGGTTCTAA